One Balneola sp. DNA window includes the following coding sequences:
- the hpt gene encoding hypoxanthine phosphoribosyltransferase gives MSSSFYQPDTLTCNGENFKIFITKEQIDERMNQLGNQLDKKYEGKKPIFIGILNGAFIFLSDLMRHVSIDCEVDFMKLSSYGDKKVSSGEVTELKHIDAKIEGRHVILVEDIVDTGLSMNYMVKRIKENDPASVAVCTLLHKKAATKYEVQLDFVGFEIPDAFVLGYGLDYAQLGRNLSQIYVIDKDE, from the coding sequence ATGAGTTCATCTTTTTACCAGCCGGATACATTAACATGCAACGGCGAGAATTTTAAAATCTTCATCACAAAAGAACAGATTGACGAGCGCATGAATCAGCTGGGTAACCAGCTTGATAAAAAATATGAGGGCAAAAAACCGATCTTCATAGGCATCCTGAATGGCGCTTTTATCTTCCTTTCGGATTTGATGCGACACGTAAGTATTGACTGTGAAGTTGATTTCATGAAGCTTAGCAGCTATGGTGATAAAAAAGTATCCTCTGGCGAAGTCACTGAACTGAAACATATTGATGCAAAAATTGAAGGGCGTCATGTTATTTTAGTTGAAGACATCGTTGACACCGGCCTTTCCATGAATTATATGGTCAAGCGGATTAAAGAAAATGACCCTGCCTCCGTTGCCGTTTGCACCCTGCTTCACAAAAAAGCAGCTACCAAATATGAAGTACAATTAGACTTCGTGGGCTTCGAAATTCCTGACGCTTTTGTATTGGGATATGGCCTTGACTACGCGCAGCTGGGACGAAATCTATCCCAGATTTATGTTATTGATAAGGATGAATAG
- the tilS gene encoding tRNA lysidine(34) synthetase TilS: protein MAKSVTKKLQKQLKNCLSDYFDNDAFFILGVSGGPDSMALLYLFYKLNLDGLVVHVNYAKRGKESDSDQELVEQMAFAWGFECCSIRLNPEEAEGQNFQEWARNQRYQFFRDLKGDFKADAIVTAHHRDDQVETILQKIFRGSAPTAWQGMRVWDGELFRPLLSFSKQNLLTFCDAEAIPFRTDKSNKSSEYARNFLRNEFTPKMDSLFPGWEKNILSLTEHAQTFEASMNILADQVSSSNFIHREKFNELPAILKTAVLKTILDQVGLEGEYSKGQLKELAEVDSLQTGKKLRIGNVLLIRDRNEIRIEPDKEDGDSDKIAILEKRLVDKAVEKRGIKFRLKSRLSKKASLQLDSDKLAWPLVLRTWEAGDAFHPLGMDGHQKVSDHLTNRKIPSHLKEKALVLCGSDSTIYAIIYPVSAVNGERGAVSEIAKYNSSSQTFLTINFT, encoded by the coding sequence ATGGCAAAATCGGTGACAAAAAAACTACAAAAGCAGCTCAAAAACTGTCTGTCAGACTATTTTGATAACGATGCTTTTTTCATTCTTGGCGTTAGCGGCGGACCTGATTCAATGGCTCTGCTTTATCTTTTCTATAAGCTTAATTTAGATGGATTAGTTGTTCATGTGAACTATGCCAAACGAGGAAAGGAGTCCGATTCAGATCAGGAACTCGTCGAGCAGATGGCTTTTGCCTGGGGGTTTGAATGTTGTTCAATCCGGCTCAACCCTGAAGAAGCGGAAGGCCAAAATTTTCAGGAATGGGCCCGCAATCAACGCTATCAGTTTTTTCGGGATCTAAAGGGTGATTTCAAGGCAGATGCCATAGTTACCGCACACCACCGCGATGATCAGGTTGAAACTATTTTGCAGAAGATATTCCGGGGTAGTGCGCCCACAGCATGGCAAGGTATGAGAGTTTGGGATGGTGAATTATTTCGTCCCCTGCTTTCCTTTTCCAAACAGAACCTCCTGACTTTTTGCGATGCTGAAGCTATTCCTTTCCGCACTGATAAAAGTAACAAGTCCTCCGAATACGCTCGTAATTTCCTTCGTAATGAGTTCACCCCAAAAATGGATAGTCTATTTCCCGGGTGGGAGAAAAATATCCTGAGCCTCACGGAGCACGCTCAAACCTTTGAGGCGAGCATGAATATCCTGGCTGATCAGGTTTCTTCGTCCAACTTCATTCACCGTGAGAAATTCAATGAGCTGCCTGCAATCCTAAAAACGGCCGTACTTAAAACCATTCTGGATCAGGTGGGTCTGGAGGGTGAATATTCTAAAGGACAGCTCAAAGAGCTCGCAGAAGTAGATTCTCTGCAAACCGGCAAAAAGCTGCGTATTGGAAATGTGTTGTTGATTCGCGACCGGAATGAAATCCGTATTGAGCCTGATAAGGAAGATGGGGATTCGGATAAAATTGCCATTCTCGAAAAGCGATTAGTCGACAAAGCAGTTGAAAAACGTGGAATCAAGTTCAGGCTAAAATCCCGCCTCAGCAAGAAAGCGAGCCTCCAACTGGATTCGGATAAACTTGCCTGGCCACTTGTACTCAGAACCTGGGAGGCCGGTGATGCTTTTCATCCTTTGGGCATGGATGGGCATCAAAAAGTCTCAGACCATCTTACCAACCGTAAAATTCCTTCACATTTGAAGGAAAAGGCTTTGGTATTGTGCGGATCAGATAGTACTATTTATGCCATTATTTACCCTGTTTCAGCAGTTAACGGAGAGCGAGGAGCCGTTTCGGAAATAGCCAAATACAACTCCAGTTCACAAACCTTTTTGACCATTAATTTTACTTAG
- a CDS encoding peptidase M24 — protein MLRYLIVFVFLTSACTTESQPPIEWGESPWPEIRKERISTLLPQAMEVANVDAWIVICRENNNDPIADHIGGENAGGTAAFLFYVDEEGFHSRVYSPSGEATALDELDIHDTVIPVARGTSAMEQSADFIKTKNFDRIAINSSTSNVQADGLSFTQRQALERALGSSLSSKLVSSEELIYEWLSVKLPAEVDIMTQAAELTAQWQIEAYEIIEPGVTTDAEVAAFLDAKMEEYGVGEAWNPTQNPNVNSGADRGHSHATDKVIMPGDVIQTDFGIKLYDRWVSDIQRFAYVLKEGETEAPEDIQFYWESARAGNRAAFNAMAPGVKGVEVDAAQRALMEESESEYVMWSTGHPVGYVAHDTGPNLGGSQSPSIRPSAQKILKPGMVFAFDGFHSWPLTDSTYKTISVEEMVVITENGAEFLIPPQEELVLVE, from the coding sequence ATGCTCCGCTACTTAATAGTTTTTGTATTCTTGACTTCTGCCTGTACTACGGAATCCCAACCACCGATTGAATGGGGTGAATCACCGTGGCCCGAAATTCGCAAAGAGCGGATCTCAACATTGTTACCGCAAGCTATGGAAGTCGCAAATGTGGATGCATGGATTGTCATATGTCGCGAAAATAACAACGATCCAATTGCCGACCACATCGGTGGAGAAAATGCCGGAGGTACCGCCGCTTTTCTTTTTTATGTGGATGAAGAAGGATTTCACTCCCGCGTCTATTCTCCATCCGGAGAAGCGACAGCGCTGGACGAATTGGATATCCATGATACCGTGATTCCGGTTGCTCGGGGAACTTCAGCAATGGAACAGTCTGCAGATTTTATCAAGACAAAAAATTTTGATCGAATTGCCATCAATTCCTCCACATCGAATGTACAGGCAGATGGGCTTAGTTTCACGCAGCGACAGGCACTGGAAAGAGCACTTGGCTCATCGCTGAGTTCCAAGCTGGTTTCATCAGAAGAATTGATTTACGAATGGCTTTCTGTCAAGCTCCCTGCTGAAGTAGATATTATGACCCAAGCAGCAGAATTGACGGCTCAATGGCAGATTGAGGCGTATGAAATTATTGAACCCGGTGTAACCACGGACGCTGAAGTTGCGGCTTTTTTGGATGCGAAGATGGAAGAGTATGGAGTAGGAGAGGCATGGAATCCAACCCAAAACCCTAACGTAAATTCAGGCGCTGATCGTGGACATTCTCACGCCACTGACAAAGTGATTATGCCTGGCGATGTCATCCAAACAGATTTTGGGATCAAGCTGTACGACCGATGGGTGAGTGACATTCAACGTTTTGCGTATGTGCTAAAAGAGGGCGAGACAGAAGCTCCGGAGGATATCCAGTTTTACTGGGAGTCGGCCAGAGCCGGAAACCGAGCAGCCTTCAATGCAATGGCACCGGGAGTGAAGGGAGTAGAAGTAGATGCAGCACAGCGGGCACTGATGGAAGAGAGTGAATCAGAATATGTGATGTGGAGTACGGGCCACCCAGTGGGCTATGTCGCTCATGATACGGGGCCAAATTTAGGCGGGTCGCAATCTCCATCAATTCGCCCTTCAGCTCAAAAAATTCTAAAACCTGGGATGGTATTTGCCTTCGACGGTTTCCACAGCTGGCCCTTAACGGATAGCACCTACAAAACTATTTCCGTAGAGGAGATGGTAGTGATTACCGAAAACGGCGCTGAGTTTTTGATTCCTCCGCAAGAAGAGTTGGTGCTGGTGGAGTAG
- a CDS encoding dipeptidyl aminopeptidase, whose protein sequence is MSRILFFILLAGILSQTHQPAYAQELKTFTPDQMLEVENTNITGITNDGRFAAVTSSSQRDRLGIDHFKFADPTYVQQRKSRLYVLNTESGERNEVTDGPTVIQASAWSPDNRTLAVILMDKQRVTLHMYDAERNRLREFKPKTDLEIASNTDLNWMPDGTGLMLSLRVDGWRAKADSMYTSTNDGPVVIQESDKDFLAWDRVWMQNDQSVLALVNTDSRQVTELTDEVIIASLNIPEDGSFVAVTEEFPLKTNYTRSDDASEEMMYTISLNDPALRDTLISRTEKSLNLDWDPAGTSWAWTEEGKVFIRHIADTAVTEITADRYEFIEKEDTTSLKFSFSRWSESGASMLLRSEKGYHHIDTAGTDMELVFEFPEDENSEPRLNLMHWSDDDRYLYFTSSARDEWQRGMVRYDIETQEMETLMVDDQLYSDWNFAEDADVLLFERAEGNHPYEVYVSNYELSDLRQLTDFNDWLSEYKIPETELIQYMDVDGDTLYGVLYYPANYEEGKQYPLIAYIYENFFDNSFNALANVLANRDYFVLRPSVDLELGYPGEGWVKGVTTAINKLMERGLVDGSKLGVEGISYGGYGTNLLITQTDRFAAAINNSGKVNAISFLGDSPKIGTRNYSAAEVGQDRIGQTFWEAPDKYVAHSAVFFADRITTPLLILSGEGDWNVPADNQREMYYALRRLGKEVKWVNYMDAGHGAGLAGTEEDFYHQWETVFDWYEKHFEGEEE, encoded by the coding sequence ATGTCACGCATCCTGTTTTTTATCCTGCTTGCAGGGATTCTTTCACAAACCCATCAGCCGGCCTACGCGCAAGAGCTTAAAACCTTCACTCCGGATCAGATGCTGGAAGTGGAAAACACCAATATCACCGGCATTACGAATGACGGGCGATTTGCAGCCGTCACCTCCTCATCACAGCGCGACCGGCTGGGGATTGACCATTTCAAATTTGCCGACCCAACCTATGTACAGCAACGCAAATCCCGCCTGTATGTATTGAATACTGAGAGCGGGGAGCGAAATGAAGTCACCGACGGACCTACCGTCATTCAGGCCTCGGCCTGGTCTCCCGATAACCGAACGCTGGCGGTCATCCTGATGGACAAGCAGCGGGTTACCTTGCATATGTATGATGCCGAACGGAATCGCCTGCGAGAGTTCAAACCCAAAACCGACCTGGAGATCGCTTCCAATACCGACCTGAACTGGATGCCGGATGGAACGGGATTGATGCTGTCTTTAAGAGTCGATGGGTGGAGAGCTAAGGCCGATTCTATGTACACGTCCACCAACGACGGCCCGGTAGTGATTCAGGAATCTGACAAGGATTTCCTGGCCTGGGATCGGGTATGGATGCAAAATGATCAGTCGGTGCTCGCGCTGGTCAATACCGATTCACGGCAAGTCACCGAACTCACTGATGAAGTTATAATTGCTTCACTCAATATCCCTGAAGACGGATCTTTTGTCGCCGTGACGGAGGAATTCCCCCTGAAAACAAATTATACCCGATCTGATGATGCCAGCGAAGAGATGATGTACACCATCAGTCTGAATGATCCGGCTCTTCGGGATACCCTGATTTCCCGAACCGAGAAATCGCTGAATCTGGATTGGGATCCTGCCGGAACTTCGTGGGCCTGGACGGAGGAGGGAAAAGTCTTTATCCGCCATATCGCAGATACAGCCGTAACTGAGATTACAGCCGATCGTTATGAGTTTATTGAGAAGGAAGATACCACCAGCCTGAAGTTCAGCTTCAGCCGGTGGAGCGAAAGCGGAGCCTCGATGCTGCTACGTTCCGAGAAAGGATATCACCACATCGACACCGCGGGAACTGATATGGAACTGGTTTTTGAGTTTCCGGAAGATGAAAACAGTGAACCGCGCCTGAACCTGATGCATTGGTCAGATGATGATCGCTACCTGTATTTCACCTCTTCCGCCCGCGACGAATGGCAACGTGGAATGGTTCGATATGATATCGAAACTCAGGAAATGGAAACGCTCATGGTGGATGATCAACTCTATTCGGACTGGAATTTTGCCGAGGATGCGGATGTCCTCCTTTTTGAACGAGCCGAGGGAAATCATCCTTACGAAGTCTATGTCAGCAATTACGAACTGAGCGACCTTCGCCAACTCACTGATTTCAATGATTGGCTCAGCGAATACAAAATCCCTGAAACCGAACTCATTCAGTATATGGATGTGGACGGCGATACCCTGTATGGCGTACTTTATTATCCCGCCAATTATGAGGAGGGAAAGCAGTATCCGCTGATCGCTTATATCTACGAGAATTTCTTTGATAATTCCTTTAATGCACTGGCTAACGTCCTGGCCAACCGTGATTATTTTGTCCTCCGCCCTTCTGTAGATCTCGAGCTGGGTTATCCCGGTGAAGGTTGGGTGAAGGGCGTGACCACCGCCATCAACAAACTCATGGAACGTGGCCTCGTAGATGGCTCGAAGCTGGGCGTGGAGGGCATTAGTTATGGCGGGTACGGAACTAACCTTCTGATCACACAAACGGATCGCTTTGCGGCTGCTATCAATAACTCCGGCAAGGTGAATGCCATCAGCTTTCTGGGTGATAGTCCTAAAATCGGTACGCGAAATTATTCTGCTGCAGAAGTGGGACAGGATCGAATCGGACAGACGTTCTGGGAGGCCCCGGATAAATATGTGGCCCATAGCGCCGTCTTTTTTGCGGATCGCATCACGACCCCTCTGCTCATCTTAAGTGGAGAAGGCGATTGGAATGTCCCGGCCGACAATCAGCGGGAAATGTATTATGCCTTGCGCCGCCTCGGCAAGGAAGTGAAGTGGGTGAATTACATGGATGCAGGTCACGGCGCTGGTTTGGCAGGCACCGAGGAGGATTTCTACCACCAGTGGGAAACGGTGTTTGATTGGTATGAAAAGCATTTTGAAGGGGAGGAGGAGTGA